AGGTCGATAGATGGTCAGAACAGAAGGTGTCCAGGTCGATAGATGGTCAGAACAGAAGGTGTCCAGGTCTATAGATGGTCAGAACAGAAGGTGTCCAGGTCGATAGATGGTCAGAACAGAAGGTGTCCAGGTCGATAGATGGTCAGAACAGAAGGTGTCCAGGTCGATAGATGGTCAGAACAGAAGGTGTCCAGGTCTATAGATGGTCAGAACAGAAGGTGTCCAGGTCGATAGATGGTCAGAACAGAAGGTGTCCAGGTGTATAGATGGTCAGAACAGAAGGTGTCCAGGTCTATAGATGGTCAGAACAGAAGGTGTCCAGGTCTATAGACGGTCAGAACAGAAGGTGTCCAGGTCGATAGATGGTCAGAACAGAAGGTGTCCAGGTCGATAACGGTCAGAACAGAAGGTGTCCAGGTCGATAGATGGTCAGAACAGAAGGTGTCCAGGTGTATAGATGGTCAGAACAGAAGGTGTCCAGGTCGATAGATGGTCAGAACAGAAGGTGTCCAGGTCGATAGATGGTCAGAACAGAAGGTGTCCAGGTGTATAGATGGTCAGAACAGAAGGTGTCCAGGTGTATAGATGGTCAGAACAGAAGGTGTCCAGGTCGATAGATGGTCAGAACAGAAGGTGTCCAGGTCGATAGATGGTCAGAACAGAAGGTGTCCAGGTCGATAGATGGTCAGAACAGAAGGTGTCCAGGTGTATAGATGGTCAGAACAGAAGGTGTCCAGGTCGATAGATGGTCAGAACAGAAGGTGTCCAGGTCGATAGATGGTCAGAACAGAAGGTGTCCAGGTCTTGGTGAAATATGTGTTATTTTCTCTCCTAAATAAGACATCATTCCTAAATCTGATAACACATTCTTCAGGCAATCTAAAAATGACCAAAACCTATCGATGAATACAATTACTATTACCAGTGGTACATAATGGTGCTTTGTGATTCTATATAGCACCATCTCTTCAGTATCTATGTGATTCTATATAGCACCATCTCTTCAGTATCTATGTGATTCTATACAGCACCATCTCTTCAGTATCTATGTGATTCTATATAGCACCATCTCTTCAGTATCTATGTGATTCTATATAGCACCATCTCATCCGTATCTATGTGATTCTATATAGCACCATATCTTCAGTATCTATGTGATTCTATATAGCACCATCTCTTCAGTATCTATGTGATTCTATATAGCACCATCTCATCCGTATCTATGTGATTCTATATAGCACCATATCTTCAGTATCTATGTGATTCTATATAGCACCATCTCATCAGTATCTATGTGATTCTATACAGCACCATCTCATCAGTATCTATGTGATTCTATAGAGCACCATCTCATCAGTATCTATGTGATTCTATATAGCACCATCTCATCCGTATCTATGTGATTCTATACAGCACCATTTCTTCAGTATCTATGTGATTGTATATAGCAGGACATCTTCAGGACATTGTAAGAAGAACTCACCAGCAGTTGGGTAAGTTAAGGGTGATACTTCCCCCTATGGCCTCTCCAAAGGTGATGTACCCTATGGTCCCCAAGCTGATATAGAGGAAGGTGACGATGCCCATTCCCAGATATAGAACCATATTGAAACTCTGAGGCTTCTGCATCTTGTTCTCCAGGGGCAGGACCTGAGACATGGAGAGGAACAACGTTAGTTAACACTTCACCTTAAGTTGCCATTATACCAATGAAACTACACAGCTCTAACTGTAGTAGTATGTTGTAATAACATGTAAATGTTATCATGTACACAGTAATATTTTTGTGGCATATGTTGAACATGAACAGTAATATGTTACCACTCCTATCCCCTCGAAAGCAAAGATGGCCGTTCCAAAGAAGAGAGGGTAGTCTTTGGCATGACCCACCTTCGGCAGGCTGATACGATTTGGTATGTTCTGGATATCACAGGGGAAAAAAGGTTACAAACAGTCAGGCAATCGAATAAAATATATAACAGTGAACATAAATTAGCAGTTCACATAATAGGGCTCTCGTCCAACACGAGCCACCAGAaaagcttcaatgcgccttggcgtagattctacaagtgtctaggactctgttggagggatgtgacaccattatTTCACGCAAAATTCCATCATTTGATGTTTTGTTGATGCGGTGGTAACCCTGGCAAAGCACACAGCCCCACGGCAGAGGGCCCCCTACtgctgtagtttttttttttttttttttggggggggtgccGTGATAGTATGTGAACACGTCATGAGCCATCAATgtatattcatttatttttattataggAAATTAGTTATAAAACTGCAACATTGTGTCTTTCAGCCGGAAATGCACCAGTGTGGAAgcatctgctttcaatatactttgtatccctcatttactcaagtatttcctttattttggcagttactctCTATTTGCCCTCAGCATGCATTTTTCTCTCACCATTCTGAAGGTCTTTTGCATTAAAAGAATGGGAACTTATCATGAAGTAGCTCACAGGTCTGCACCTACATCCATACCTCCCACATGCGGTCAGAGACAACCCTAGCCTTTTAGGGGCCCGAACCAACATTTTGTTGgggcaattctactcattttgccattgacagagagaaaaatgtgcaattttacagctaatttcttgcaattctacaaattttgccGTAGGGTGGAGACAAATTTTTGCAGTTTTTTAATATATCTGATGATCAATGAGGGCCCCCGGTCGGTAGACCTTGATTACTATAAGTTTAGATAGATGGCTGCTAGACTAACTACAAAGTGTTAGGGCTagcatttgtttattaggctactgtgcagtctggcaagtaaacatagcctacaatacatactgtagtaaacatgggaaagtgtAGAGTTCCTTGCATAAGAGAGCAGGCCATCTCCAGACTTTCTCCGTGACCTCGAGTACCTTCAATAATGGCTGTACTAGAAAATGCGGGAACGCGGGAGACCGGGGGTTCAATTCATCGACGGGGAGGACGGAGTAGGCGGTccttgtcaataagaatttgtgattgattccatatgtgttatttcatagttgtgatgtcttcactattattctacaatgtaggaaatagtaaaaaataaataaagatcctggaatgaataggtgtcAAAACCTTTGATTGGTACTTGCataattcatttgattaatattatcgTATTTctattccataaaaaaaaaaactctgggtttctgttaggatagaacggaaaatatggcgctgtacaacctGACGGTCGGCAGTACAGTACTGTGCTATTTAGCTTAAAGAATCCCCTTGTGCGTGCAGGGCATGCGGGAGACCGGGATTCAATTCCCGGATGGGTAGGAcagagtaggctgtccttgtaaataagaatttgttctgaactgacttgcctagttgaataaagattacattaagagcataacatttctgcaACTAAATGTTTTGAttctagtctaaccaatacccaaacagaTATTAAGTGAAAATAAAATTCTAATAAGACCAGTCCCCAttcttgtctcagagcagcgcaaaACGATGCTAAAAGTTGTAGGCTTTTGCTTCAaattcaatatgctctttaaataaataacacctacaccacttttaatagcacattactcaacatgagtgagactcatgtcgcctacgATAGGCCTACACTACATCGAAAAATATGACGACACTtcgccaataattacatatagaggattgaaggattctaaattaaaaccaaaagcctCCTCATGGGTTTCCCGGTGGCGGCCGGCACGGGTATCGAAcctgcatctgtagcaacacattTTGCACTGTGggagcccccatccactctgGAGTCCCATCCACAAAGTATCAACATACTGGGGTGTTGGTAAAGGTTTATTGTCCTGCTACCAGCCCATAATgggctattataatactgtacatggtgtccaggtcaggataaccaaaacatttctttattaaagactatcagaaagaatgttggtacttatttattttgatccaaagtcatgaatgagtgagtcactcagcctTATGTAGGTGCCGCTATATGACGGTGTCATCAACTTGATAATATATAACAATATTATGgtggttattttgtttgtttttttaaaaacgAAAGAGCAATTGaaatctgaataaaggccaaaaCATGCATTTCTGTTTTCAGAGGGAGAGaagctctgggccaattgtgtgctgcccatAAAGGCCAAtatatagccctgctaatagccataatggcgctgtacaacgtgaccagGTGTGTTTaaaagagtattttccagtaagcaaccATTTGTTTTACCTTCATTAGactactttgttccaatatttctgtaattcactGACATTTATTCCaatagtaattcgttatggattcataactaaataaacatcaacATTTTGaaagaatgtttttattttattaacgaaaacaaagatgttgatgaaattctgtactgctgttttgagttagaaatgtaacacttcAGAGTACTTAAGCATCATGTTAGTCCCTCCCCAAGAAGAAAGTATGTACCGTGAAGCAGAAGACAGTCCTGCAGTACCTACCGTGAAGCAGAACTGTCCTGCAGTACCTACCGTGAAGCAGAAGACAGTCCTGCAGTACGTACCGTGAAGCAGAAGACAGTCCTGCAGTACGTACCGTGAAGCAGAAGACAGTCCTGCAGTACGTACCGTGAAGCAGAAGACAGTCCTGCAGTACGTACCGTGAAGCAGAAGACAGTCCTGCAGTACGTACCGTGAAGCAGAAGACAGTCCTGCAGTACGTACCGTGAAGCAGAAGACAGTCCTGCAGTACGTACCGTGAAGCAGAAGACAGTCCTGCAGTACGTACCGTGAAGCAGAAGAAGTAGATGAGGACCAGGCTAGTACACATGGCCAGGTTGGCTACCAGAGAGAGGGGGGCCAGGTACTTCAGGTTGCGGGTGAACACCAAGAGTATAACAGCTGGCAGGAAACACAACATGTAGAGACGGGAGTCAAAGCTGGGGACGGTGACAGCCGTCTGGTTGCTGTGGCAGTTCATGGTTGTCCCATTAGAAGCTTCCACCACCTTAAGGAAGAATGCCACAAAACAATGAACACGTTAGGGTATCCTTTTCAAACTCTCTCGCATTTTCTTCACATTACCCTTCCCAGCAAAGTTCAAGCAACTGTGATGACAGGACCGAACAGAGGGCCGGACAGAGGGCATAGTATAGCTGAGTAACAGCATGAGCAGAAGATACTGCTGGTATCTTGTCCACTCCAGTGATGATAACATCCAAACTGCTGGTACTGCTGGTATCTTGTCCACTCCAGTGATGATAACatccacactgctgttactgctggtATCTTGTCCACTCCAGTGATGACAACatccacactgctgttactgctggtATCTTGTCCACTCCAGTGATGACAACATCCACACTGCTGGTATCTTGTCCACTCCAGTGACGATAACATCCACACTGCTGGTATCTTGTCCACTCCAGTGACGATAACATCCACACTGCTGGTATCTTGTCCACTCCAGTGATGATAACATCTAAACTGCTGGTATCTTGTCCACTCCAGTGATGATAACATCCAAACTGCTGGTACTGCTGGTATCTTGTCCACTCCAGTGATGATAACatccacactgctgttactgctggtATCTTGTCCACTCCAGTGATGATAACatccacactgctgttactgctggtATCTTGTCCACTCCAGTGATGATAACatccacactgctgttactgctggtATCTTGTCCACTCCAGTGATGATAACatccacactgctgttactgctcaGGAAGAAGTAAACACCACCACCTTGTGGTGAGAAACAGTACTAGCCAAATATGAACATGACACCATGTCCCCTACCTGTTTGATATTGTCACTGAGGAAGACGAAGTAGACACAGCAGAAACCCAGCTGGGTGATGATCAAAAACACGTTCACTATCCGCCTGAAGGAAAACAGGAACAAGGACCCAAATCAACATCTGTTCTACACATTAGAAGGACCCCCAAACACTGAGGAGTTGAGAACTCTTATTGAATAAAGGTCAAATCACAAGTCATAATATATAAGAATAAAGGGAGTTTGACTTGTTATTAAAGAATACATTTCATGATTCATCACCTTCCTGTAGACACGTTCTATATTTACCTCCCCCATATTGAGTGCCTTCTCAGCCACGAGACATTCTCCATACCATACTGCACAGCATCGCCATAGTCCAGAAAGGGCTTGTTCAACCTAGAACAGAGGGACCATCACTCAGGGTAAGAGTGCTGACCTGGGATCAGGTCTACCCTGTCCATGGAACATTAATCATTATGGTCTATAAGACTAAACTGAATAATGGGCCCAGAAATCAACGACCATCTAAAACACAAAACCAAAATGACCATACACAGTGTTGACCCCATGTTCACTAAACATGACAGTGTTCAGCTGGGGGCCTGGTACCTGGTCACTAGCGTGAGGAATCTGACAGTGGTACACGACATAGGTTAATCATGTGGTTAATAGAGAACAGGGTTGTGAACAATGGATGTAGGACATTCTACAGAAATGAGAAGTACGGTGCATTCACACACCGTACTCATTAAGGTTTGGTTTGTTTGTATTACAAAATACAATGGTTTTCACTTCTCCTATAAAGGAAACTAACCGCACCAGATCAACAACATACCTTGCAGTCTGAACACACCCATAAGGGTGTGAACACAGTGGACCTATGACTGGCTTGGTTCGCTTCATTAAAAATCCTGCTTTATCCAATACTAGGCTTGATGGCATAGCTGCATTTAGGTGACTTTGACTTACGCTAATCTATGAACTGAACACATTTCACCATTCCAGTTTCCAGGACAACGTGAGAGATTTCCTCATAGACGTCAAACTCAAAAAGAGGAAGTGCACAATGTGAAAGTACTGTACTTCTCTTCTTGATGCTTGACTCAAACTAGTTGCACAACAGTATCCACAACAATAGGATCCGTTTATGGAACAACTGAGGTGCACTGCAGGCAGAAGGTGTGAGAAAGGCTCCACTTACTTTACACTGAGGTGGTGAGAACAGATTACAAGCAGGTTCATACAGTGGACTGCTATTATCCCCATGGCAAACAGACTCAGAGGTCCTAactggaaaggaagagagaagatAAGTGTCATTAGGTGTTGTCTCATTGGGATTCTGTCGTTAGGTGTTGTCTCATTGGGATTCTGTCGTTAGGTGTTGTCTCATTGGGATTCTGTCGTTAGGTGTTGTCTCATTGGGATTCTGTCGTTAGGTGTTGTCTCATTGGGATTCTGTCGTTAGGTGTTGTCTCATTGGGATTCTGTCGTTAGGTGTTGTCTCATTGGGATTCTGTCGTTAGGTGTTGTCTCATTGGGATTCTGTCGTTAGGTGTTGTCTCATTGGGATTCTGTCGTTAGGTGTTGTCTCATTGGGATTCTGTCGTTAGGTGTTGTCTCATTGGGATTCTGTCGTTAGGTGTTGTCTCATTGGGATTCTGTCATTGGGATTCTGTCGTTAGGTGTTGTCTCATTGGGATTCTGTCGTTAGGGTGTTGTCTCATTGGGATTCTGTCGTTAGGGTGTTGTCTCATTGGGATTCTGTCGTTAGGTGTTGTCTCATTGGGATTCTGTCGTTAGGTGTTGTCTCATTGGGATTCTGTCGTTAGGTGTTGTCTCATTGGGATTCTGTCATTCCCTCACACTGCACTTGCAGAATAAAAGTATTAGCAATGGACATCTACCAAGGAGCCCTAGAATAGATCAAAGTAAGATTGTTTGAATAATGATAAACGGTTTTGAACAAATAAAAGAGAACACAAATAAAGTCTGGTAGAACAGGCAGGGTGACCGTTCTAAGGCTGAGTCTGGTAGAATGGGTATTTGGTTATCAGGAATTATTATTACTTCATTGTTAACTGTTTGCTTACCACAAGGCCTGCGTTCCTGACAGCCAGAGGTAGACCTAGCAGCCCCGTACCAATGTCCCCCTTCGAACCCTAACCACAAGGCCTGCGTTCCTGACAGCCAGAGGTAGACCTAGCAGCCCCGTACCAATGTCCCCTTTcgaaccctaacccttaccacaaGGCCTGCGTTCCTGACAGCCAGAGGTAGACCTAGCAGCCCCGTACCAATGTCCcccttctaaccctaaaccttaccacAAGGCCTGCGTTCCTGACAGCCAGAGGTAGACCTAGCAACCCTGTACCAATGTTCCCCTTCAGGAGGTGGATCAGGGTCTGTAAAAACCTACAACATAACAAATAAAACATGATCAGTGTCAAATCACATCACGCAACACAATAATGGAATCAAACAATTATGAATGCaggctctctcacacactcataaAATCAGCTCTTTGTATGGGGCCTGAGGAAGGTCTCAGGATGGAAACTGCTAAGGACTTTTACTTTGGAAATAAAAAGTCACAGTTTCAATACAATCGAGTTGCGCTTTGTAACGACCAAGAtctggaatttaaaaaaataaatctttGCATGTAACATAACCATTACTTACGAAGCCCCTGTTTGGCCTCCGATTCTCTCATACTGAGAATCAGGTCCTGGGGGGAGAGGTGGAGTAGGACAGAGAACATCCTCCTCAGAGGTGCTCGCTGATATCCTGGAGAGAACTGGACCTGGGCCTGCAATACGGGGACACACAGTCCGTCTACATTAAGTTGCTATGTAGCTACAATGTTGTTACATGGGTAGAAGAGAAACTTCAAATAAATACTTAATTCAACTCCCTCAGTCAGAAGAACGTCTTAATTCTGTCGCTGAGATGACATGACTTCATACTGTCGATAGCAGGGTTCTACTACACAGAATCCCCACAGAAGGACCAGAGTTCTAAGCCATAAAAATCAGTCCGCGAGACTAGGCCCTGGCTTGTTGACGCAAACAACGCAGCGGGTTATTGCTGTAAGCTAATGATCTCATGATGGGCCACTAACAAGACACTTTAGGCTACTTCTCATCTAAAAGAATCATCACTGAATGGGAAGTATTGAAACAGAGATATCCTGTGTGGGAAAATGTGTGTTCCTACTCAATCACAGGGTACATGAGTTCCCTGGACATGTTCACTAGGCAAACGCTGTAGGTAGAAACGTCATGAATAGACAGGATCTCATTCCTTCGTCTACGTGTCAGAGAATCATGTTTGTCCTATTGGGATTCTTTGTCCAGATTGCCATCTGCACATTCCACAAGGTTGTGCCCTGTTGAACACAGCCCAGGGCTCATAATTCtaaagcttctcagagtaggagtacaTCAGGTCGCCTCCTGTCCATATAAACGTATTCCTtaggataaataaatacatttaaaaaatgactagatcagcactcctactcataTAGAGACACTGATACCAGACGAGCAGTCCTACtttttatgaatacaggccctgttcTGGGTTTCAAAATAAATACCGTCTTGACGATTGTCAGTGTTGGAGGTCATGGTTGGTCCGCTGGCGCTGGGTGGATCCTCCTGCTGCCTTCGTCTCGGATGCCTCCTTCAGAGCCACTGTGGTAAAGGACAATGTAACAGAAATGATTTCCATGTTATACTAGCTTACCAGATCTCAAAGAATCAGCAGTGTTCTTATCTGGAGAAACATAGAACTGCTGGAGTTGAGGCTTGTTCTATGCTATTACCGCACAGTCAGAAATGCTGACAGCAACTTGTTAAGCGTTATTACTGCACAGTAGTGTCGTCACGATATTAAGATTTTCTATTAAACTAAAATataaaagtgttggtcccattgtttcatgagctgaaatgaaaatatcccagaaatgttccatatgcacaaaaaccttctcgctcaaattgtgtgcacacctttgtttacatccctagtgagcatttctcctttgccaagataatccatcccacCTGAGAGGTGTGGCATATCTAGAAGCTGATTAACCAGAATGATCGTTACataggtgcatcttgtgctggggacaataaaaggccactctaaaataagCAGTTTTGTCCCACagcgccacagatgtctcaagttgagagagcatgcaattggcatgctgacagctcGGAATGTCCAATAGAGCTCTTGGCagataatttctctaccataagccggctccaacgtcattttagagaatttggcagtacgtccaaccgcaCCCGACCGCACTGAGCTGCTGAAACTTGGGGTtcgcacaaccaaagaatttctgcacaaactgtcagaaaccgtctcagggtagctcatctgcgtgctcgtcaccctcaccagggtcttgacctgactgcagttccaGTGTCGTAACCGACGTCAGTGGGCAACTGCTCACCtgtgatggccactggcacgctggagaagtgtggtcTTCACAAATGAATCccaggtttcaactgtaccgggcagatagcAGACGTCGTGTgggagagcggtttgctgatgtcaacgttgttaaCAGAGAATCCCATTGGTGGGGTTACGGTACGGgtcaggcataagctacgaacaatgaacacaaatgcattttatcgatggtcatttgaatgcacagagataccgtgatgagattctGAGGTCCATtttcatgccattcatctgccgccatcacctcatgtttcagcatgataatgcacagccccatgtggCAAGAtgctgtacacaattcctggaagctgaaaatgtcttcGTTTCtttatggcctgcatactcacgaGACATGGTCACCCATTGTGCATTTTcgagatgctctggatcgatgtgtacaacagcgtgATCCAGTTCCCCCccccaatatccagaaacttggcacagccattgaagaggagtgggacaacatttcagaggccacaatcaacagcctg
This genomic stretch from Oncorhynchus tshawytscha isolate Ot180627B linkage group LG21, Otsh_v2.0, whole genome shotgun sequence harbors:
- the LOC112221268 gene encoding proton-coupled amino acid transporter 1, which produces MTSNTDNRQDGPGPVLSRISASTSEEDVLCPTPPLPPGPDSQYERIGGQTGASFLQTLIHLLKGNIGTGLLGLPLAVRNAGLVLGPLSLFAMGIIAVHCMNLLVICSHHLSVKLNKPFLDYGDAVQYGMENVSWLRRHSIWGRRIVNVFLIITQLGFCCVYFVFLSDNIKQVVEASNGTTMNCHSNQTAVTVPSFDSRLYMLCFLPAVILLVFTRNLKYLAPLSLVANLAMCTSLVLIYFFCFTNIPNRISLPKVGHAKDYPLFFGTAIFAFEGIGVVLPLENKMQKPQSFNMVLYLGMGIVTFLYISLGTIGYITFGEAIGGSITLNLPNCWMYQIVKLLYCFGIYITFALQFYVPAEILIPPVVSRVSERWKLPVDLLIRAALVVFTCVLAILIPQLDLVISLVGSISSSFLALIFPPLLQILTYHNEGLSPWVIVKNTLISVIGFIGFITGTYISITEIIKRNGRHDNLDVTFFQVQ